A single window of Neospora caninum Liverpool complete genome, chromosome XII DNA harbors:
- a CDS encoding Methyltransferase-like protein, related, translating to MAANAPGEPRGASRRENTKGRKNASKSREDDGVKTMEWGRNKGAQGRKDKDKKKRKKKRKKKRKRKRKKEEEKEEEKEEEKEEEKEEEEEEEEEEEEEEEEEEEEEEEEEEEEEEEEEEEEEEEEEEEEEEKEEEEEEEEEEKEEEEEEEEEEEEEEEEEEEEEEEEEEEEEEEEEEEEEEEEEEEEEEEEEEEEKEEEEEKKEEEEEEGRLCSGCALTQVPPQIHFFLLVGHPLFPFFLAAVPQHPSTMASLQPPPPAASSSPSFSPAPFPDSMPSPSPAGHIKLSSPARSQPLRLLCWFLCHNDYGDFRFEELEALAEEEGISREELWRGETAFASPVNPKPASSRSAPKLIVSQPPVSALLSPSSSPSPPPPSLCSSPSSPPSPPFPPLPAPPPPSPAAAPFPPDSVSPLQTSNLSPSPCVLPRFPSSAPSPPASPPLPVPPPSPCSSPSFSCMSPSFSCVSPSPGLGPHSASPVTPPCAKASGAHFAYCYLPSEAVAERILKKSILIRAFIEVWAEEQTYPEVLSRMQEPGNVLLFRRYINDERTWAFRVKAFGKSLSVEEQREKMNFFSTLFKGTEKVSLDNPDITLAVAEEWVHATEPGARPAEKPLRIFFGREIASRHADKNAQPWWWPLRLSRRPVLGPTSLDVELAFLMCHQAHIKRGSLVLDPFVGTGSILISASYYGATCIGSDIDIRVLKGYSVAYLNPHLNHPPGAKKDVFRNFKEYGLARPEIVRGDNAAWVWRLPPPAGAEKSARAAGGTSDKREESAPDSPDPPAETDTQGRMRAYLQRSALGGGKPWVDAIVTDPPYGIRAGARQSGHQQKHKRVAERSNEERLTYISPTILYAPQTVVSDLLNLAARLLVDNGRLVFLLPVDLST from the exons ATGGCTGCGAATGCGCCGGGAGagccgagaggagcgagtcggcgagagaacacgaaagGCCGGAAGAACGCCtcgaagagcagagaggatgACGGGGTGAAGACGATGGAGTGGGGACGAAACAAAGGCGcgcagggaaggaaagacaaggaC aagaagaagagaaagaagaagagaaagaagaagagaaagaggaagaggaagaaagaagaagagaaagaagaagagaaagaagaagagaaagaagaagagaaagaagaagaggaagaagaagaggaagaagaagaggaagaagaagaggaagaagaggaggaagaagaagaggaagaagaagaggaagaagaggaggaagaagaagaggaagaagaagaagaggaagaagaggaggaagaaaaagaggaagaagaagaggaggaagaggaggaaaaagaggaagaagaagaagaggaagaagaagaggaagaggaagaagaagaggaagaagaagaggaagaagaagaggaagaagaagaggaagaagaagaagaagaggaagaagaagaggaagaagaagaagaagaggaagaagaagaggaagaagaagagaaagaagaagaagaagagaaaaaagaagaggaagaggaagaagggcgacTTTGCTCTGGTTGTGC ACTCACGCAAGTACCTCCACAGAttcacttctttctcttggtCGGGCACCCGCTattccccttcttcctcgccgccgtcccTCAGCACCCCTCCACCATGGCATCCCTGcagccgcctcctcccgctgcctcctcttctccctcgttttctcccgcccCTTTCCCCGACTCGatgccttctccttcgcctgctgGCCACATAAAGTTGTCCTCGCCGGCACGCTCGCAGCCGCTTCGCTTGCTTTGCTGGTTTCTGTGCCACAACGACTACGGCGACTTCCGATTTGAAGAACTGGAGGCTTtggcggaggaagaggggatTTCCCGCGAAGAgctgtggagaggagagacggctTTTGCCTCCCCCGTGAATCCCAagcctgcctcctctcggtCGGCTCCCAAGCTGATTGTCTCTCagccgcctgtctctgctcttttgtctccttcctcttcgccttctccgccgcctccgtcgctctgctcctcgccgtcttctcctccctctcctccctttccgcctctcccggcacctcctccgccgtcgccagcagccgcgccgtttccgccagactccgtctctccactgcAAACGTCAaatctctctccttcgccttgtGTCTTGCCccgctttccttcctccgcaccctcgccgccggcgtcgccgcctctccccgttccgccgccgtctccttgttcgtctccttctttctcgtgcatgtctccttctttctcgtgcgtgtctccttcgcctggCCTCGGGCCTcactctgcgtcgcctgtcaCGCCCCCGTGCGCAAAAGCTTCAGGCGCACACTTTGCGTACTGCTACCTTCCTTCCGAGGCCGTCGCCGAGAGGATTCTAAAAAAGAGCATTTTGATCCGCGCGTTCATCGAG GTTTGGGCAGAAGAGCAAACTTACCCAGAGGTCTTGTCGCGCATGCAAGAGCCGGGAAATGTGTTGCTCTTCCGTCGCTATATTAACGACGAGCGCACGTGGGCTTTTCGCGTGAAGGCTTTCGGCAAGTCGCTCTCGGTCgaggaacagcgagagaaaatgaACTTTTTTTCCACTCTGTTCAAGGGAACTGAAAAAGTTTCTCTCGACAATCCTGACATCACGCTCGCCGTAGCGGAG GAATGGGTTCATGCCACGGAACCCGGGGCGCGACCTGCCGAGAAGCCTCTCCGCATTTTTTTCGGCCGAGAAATCGCTTCGAGGCACGCGgacaaaaacgcgcagcCTTGGTGGtggcctctgcgtctctcccgtcgccccGTCCTCGGCCCCACTTCCCTCGACGTCGAACTCGCCTTTCTCATGTGTCACCaa GCACATATCAAGCGTGGAAGTTTGGTTCTCGATCCATTTGTTGGAACTGGAAGCATCCTCATCTCTGCATCGTACTACGG CGCGACGTGTATAGGCTCGGACATTGACATTCGCGTGCTCAAGGGCTACAGCGTCGCGTATCTGAATCCTCACCTAAATCACCCTCCAGGCG CGAAAAAAGACGTTTTTCGGAATTTCAAGGAGTACGGTTTGGCACGCCCAGAGATCGTTCGTGGGGATAACGCGGCGTGG GTAtggcgcctgccgcctcccGCCGGTGCCGAAAAAAGTGCGCGCGCCGCGGGGGGAACGAGCGACAAGAGGGAGGAGTCGGCGCCTGACAGCCCAGATCcgccggcggagacggacACACAGGGACGAATGCGCGCGTACCTACAGCGAAGTGCGCTCGGTGGGGGCAAACCGTGGGTGGATGCGATCGTGACGGATCCGCCGTATG GAATCCGAGCTGGAGCCCGGCAGTCCGGCCACCAGCAGAAGCACAAACGCGTAGCGGAAAGGTCCAATGAAGA ACGCCTGACGTACATCTCGCCGACGATTCTCTACGCTCCCCAGACGGTCGTGAGCGACTTGCTTAATCtggccgcgcgtctccttgtcGACAACGGCCGCctggttttccttctccccgtcgACTTGTCCACGTGA